In Glandiceps talaboti chromosome 16, keGlaTala1.1, whole genome shotgun sequence, a single window of DNA contains:
- the LOC144447208 gene encoding uncharacterized protein LOC144447208 codes for MVQAACVPTAEKLSFLSKYTKGEPKTLIDRYRLRYVKDVETAYQEVWKELEERFGNPAVITSVIIQKLTSFAKFRADDNLKLLELADLCVDTVAHMEELPHLITLDTPHGMNPIVEKLPAFILNKWREKVSIV; via the coding sequence ATGGTACAGGCAGCGTGTGTTCCAACAGCAGAGAAATTATCATTCCTGAGTAAATATACAAAAGGAGAACCAAAGACCCTGATTGACAGATATCGTTTAAGATATGTGAAGGATGTTGAAACAGCATACCAAGAAGTCTGGAAAGAATTAGAAGAGAGATTCGGCAATCCTGCAGTCATCACCTCAGTAATCATACAGAAGCTTACTTCTTTCGCCAAGTTCAGAGCCGATGACAACTTGAAGCTCCTCGAACTAGCAGACTTGTGTGTTGACACTGTAGCACACATGGAAGAACTACCACACCTCATCACACTTGACACACCTCATGGCATGAACCCAATCGTGGAGAAGCTGCCAGCCTTTATTTTAAACAAGTGGAGAGAGAAAGTATCGATAGtgtaa